The proteins below come from a single Triticum aestivum cultivar Chinese Spring chromosome 5D, IWGSC CS RefSeq v2.1, whole genome shotgun sequence genomic window:
- the LOC123124383 gene encoding F-box protein At4g09920-like, whose translation MEAGGSRRSATTRKRKSAALKGEGSPAPAPAAAPDPGAADHDGGGDGRDLHLSDLPDDVLRKIISVLPMKQRGRTQILAKRWLPLWRSLPLNIDCGEIARSNHGKLGDVLQRIISSHQGDCQRFCIRPLLATNMENDAAVDACLLSPALNKLKELEFYRRPWHNWQRLPAPTSIFRFSPTLCVAQFGHCTLTDDIVQGLHFPQLKKLGLDYVFLSEFSLSSMIAGSPSLEVLLIIRCSGARCLRINSFTLRSIEVGNSSPDPSMEELIIESAPHLERLFHLDQNQDLHVSVLSAPKLESLGCCTNSTRLVFGSTDIHQGPRIAIGSLSTAPCRIKSLHLCMRTLCLDMVIELMRCFPCLEKLYIQCEKSGTKNLWRRKHRDLHRSFDIRLKKIVLDCYRAKKPDIDFVTFFVLNATVLESMTVLVKRNDEEFLAKQRQKLLLESKASDGAEINFVLKVDANPGTYYSISL comes from the exons ATGGAGGCCGGCGGTAGTAGGAGGAGTGCGACTACCAGGAAGAGGAAGTCAGCCGCACTCAAGGGCGAGGGCAGTCCGGCTCCGGCGCCGGCGGCAGCGCCCGATCCCGGAGCGGCTGACCACGATGGAGGTGGAGACGGGCGAGATCTCCACCTCAGCGACCTCCCCGACGACGTGCTCCGGAAGATTATTTCGGTCCTCCCCATGAAGCAACGCGGTCGCACGCAGATCCTCGCGAAACGGTGGCTTCCCCTCTGGCGCTCTCTTCCTCTCAACATCGACTGCGGTGAAATCGCCCGTTCTAATCATGGTAAGCTCGGCGATGTCTTACAACGCATAATTTCCTCCCACCAAGGCGACTGCCAGCGCTTCTGCATTCGCCCACTCTTGGCCACGAACATGGAGAACGATGCTGCCGTGGACGCCTGTCTCCTGTCCCCCGCTCTGAATAAACTCAAGGAGCTTGAGTTCTACCGACGGCCGTGGCACAATTGGCAGCGGTTGCCGGCACCGACATCTATCTTCCGTTTTTCGCCCACCCTCTGTGTCGCCCAATTCGGACATTGCACACTCACGGACGACATCGTTCAAGGGCTTCACTTCCCGCAGCTTAAGAAGCTCGGTCTTGATTATGTCTTCCTCTCGGAGTTCTCACTCAGCAGCATGATTGCCGGCAGCCCTTCTCTCGAGGTTTTGCTAATTATTCGGTGCAGTGGAGCCCGTTGCCTCCGGATCAATTCATTTACCCTTAGAAGCATTGAAGTTGGCAATTCTTCGCCAGATCCATCCATGGAGGAGCTCATCATCGAGAGTGCCCCTCATCTTGAAAGATTATTCCATCTTGATCAGAACCAGGATTTGCATGTATCAGTGCTCTCGGCACCTAAGTTGGAGTCCCTAGGTTGTTGTACTAACTCCACCAGGCTCGTGTTTGGTTCCACAGATATTCATCAG GGACCGCGCATTGCAATTGGTAGCCTTTCAACAGCACCGTGCAGAATCAAGTCTTTGCATCTCTGTATGCGTACTCTATGTTTGGACATGGTTATTGAATTGATGAGATGTTTTCCGTGCTTGGAGAAGTTGTACATTCAG TGCGAGAAATCTGGGACGAAGAATTTGTGGCGTCGTAAACACCGGGACCTTCACAGATCTTTTGACATCCGTCTAAAAAAAATTGTATTGGATTGTTATCGGGCCAAAAAACCTGACATTGATTTTGTAACTTTTTTCGTACTAAATGCTACAGTTCTAGAGTCGATGACAGTTTTAGTCAAGAGGAACGATGAGGAGTTCTTGGCAAAACAGCGTCAGAAGCTTCTGCTAGAGAGCAAGGCTTCAGATGGGGCTGAAATTAATTTCGTACTCAAGGTGGACGCAAATCCTGGGACATATTATAGTATAAGTCTGTGA